A window of Candidatus Hydrogenedentota bacterium genomic DNA:
CCATCGTTTTCCTCTGGTGTCCATTGCATCTTATGTCGCGGCGGCCATAATGGGCGGGTGGTTCATTTTTCCCAAGGCAGTCGCTTCGGCGCGGCGGATGCGACCGGATATGAACCTTCTGATGACGGTGGCTGCCTTGGGAGCCATGGCGATTGGCGAGTGGTTCGAGGCAGCCACGGTAACGTTCTTGTTTTCCATCGCGCTCTTGCTGGAATCGTGGAGTGTGGAACGGGCGCGGCGCGCCATCAGCGCTCTGTTGAATCTCTCGCCTCCGCGTGCGCGGATTATCTGCCCCACAGACGGTGACATCGAAGAGAAGCCCGTGGAGGATGTGCCGGTGGGCGCGACAGTCGTTGTCCGGCCCGGCGAACGGATTCCGCTCGACGGAGTCCTAACAAAGGGCTCCACTTCCGTCAATCAGGCCCCCATCACGGGGGAATCTATGCCTGTCTCAAAGAATTTGGGCCAGGAAGTTTTCGCGGGAACCATCAACGAGGACGGAGCCTTCGAGTTCAGGACAACCAAAGCAGCAACGGACACAACACTGGCCCGAATCATCCGCATGGTCGAGGAGGCCCAGTCCCGGCGTGCATCCACGGAGCAGTGGGTCGAGAAGTTTGCACGGTACTACACGCCTGCCATGATGGTTCTGGCGTTGGCCATAGCACTCGTCCCCCCGCTTCTCTTGGGAGGCGCGTGGGATAAATGGATTTACGAAGCCCTCGTCATCTTGGTTATCGCGTGTCCCTGTGCGCTCGTCATCTCTACGCCTGTCAGCATTGTCGCCGGATTAAGCGCGGCGGCACGTGCGGGTGTGCTTATCAAGGGCGGAATGTACTTGGAAGCCCCTGCGCGGCTCAGGGTGATCGCATTCGACAAGACGGGAACTCTAACACGGGGACAACCGGAAGTGCAGCGGATTATCCCGTTGAATGACCATTCTGAAGATGAATTGCTGCAGCGGGCGGCATCGCTGGAAACATTGAGCGACCATCCACTGGCGCGGGCTATTGTGCGCAAGGCGATGGAGCGAAATCTGAAGCCACTGACCGTCGATGGTTTTCAATCGATCAAAGGAAAGGGTGCTGAAGGGTACATTGAAGGCCGTCTGTTCTGGCTGGGCAGTCACCGGATGCTTCACGAAAAAGGGGCAGAATCCCCTGAGATGCATGAGAAGGCGCTGACCCTGGAGGATGCGGGTCATTCGGTGGTTATTGTCGGGAACGACCATCATGTCTGTGGCATGCTCAGCGTCGGTGACGCATTGAGGCCCGAAAGCCTTGCAGCCTTACGCGACTTGAAGGCAGCGGGTATTGAGCGGACCATTATGCTAACGGGAGACAACGAGGGTACGGCGCGGGCTGTGGCCGATGCCTGCGGCGTGGACGAGTTCCGGGCCGAATTGCTGCCTGAAGACAAAGTGCAGGCCGTCGAGTCCCTGACGCGTCAGTACGGGCGCGTTGCCATGGTCGGCGACGGCGTAAATGATGCTCCGGCTATGGCGGCGGCCAACTTGGCAATCGCCATGGGTGCGGCCGGTACCGATGCCGCCATCGAAACGGCGGACATCGCTCTAATGTCTGACGACCTGAGCAAGATCCCCTGGCTGGTCCGGCATTCGCGCCGCACGCTTGCGGTCATTCAGCAGAACATCGTGTTCGCGCTAGGCCTGAAACTGTTGTTCATTGTTCTTGCCTTGAGCGGCCTCGCAACCCTGTGGATGGCCATCGCTGCGGACATGGGAGCGTCGCTACTTGTTATCTTCAATGGACTGCGGTTACTTGGTGGAGGAAGGCAATTGTCGACTAAGCCGAAAATCCCTTCCGCCTCGTCCGAGGCTGGCTAACTGACCGCACGTAGCTCACAAGACTGGCGGTTGTCAAATTCCGCCCGAGAGGAGACAAGATGGAAAGAAAGATGAAACGATACATCGGAATGATCGTTTGCATCGGACTGCTGACCGGTTGCGCGGAGTTTCGGGCGAACGACTCGAGCGAAAAGGAAACGATGAAAGTACTGAAGATTCGTTGGCAGCGCCTCGTGGACGAAAGCGGCAAAACCTGTGATCGCTGTGGTTTGACCGAAACAGCGGTAGGGAACGCAGTCGGGAAGCTCAAGCGCTCCCTCAAAGAACTCGGCATAAATGTCATCTTCGAGAAAGAGGCACTCAGTCCTGCCATGTTCCTCAAAGGGCCGCTCGAATCAAATCGCATTTGGATCGGTGAAGAGCCGCTCGAGAAGTGGCTTTCGGCCGAGAGTGGCCAGAGCGTGTGCGGTTCTGCTTGCGGAGGCTCACAATGCAGAACGGTAACGGTTGATGGCAAAACTTATGAAGCTATTCCTGCCGAACTCATCGTCAAAGCGGGGCTCCTTGCGGGTGCGCAGTTGCTCACTGGAGAGTCAGGTGCTGCTTGCTGTCCAACTGGAAGAACGCCACAAGGAAATCCTGCCTGTTCTCCATCTTCTCAGTGTGGCGAGAGCAGCGGAAACGATGCGGATAATTGGGAGAAGTCGGTTCTGCCGCACCTAAAGTACTTTGAAAGATAGGCCCACACCGGCAAAACACGCCAACCGCCGAGACGGATGGCCGGAAAGGAACTCGTATGCTGTACGTGAAGGAAAGTGAGAAGAATCTCGAAGATGTATGCAAGCGACTTGAGGCCGCTGCGCAAGCCAACAACTTCGGTGTACTTGCCGTTCATGATCTCAAAGAGAGGATGAAAGCCAAAGGGGTGAGTTTCGATGCGGCATGTCGGATTTTTGAGGTCTGCAATCCAGTCAAAGCCAAGGCTGTGCTGGAGACGAATATGTCCATAGCCAATGCCTTGCCATGCCGCATCTGCGTTTATGAAGAACATGGGAAGGTAAAGGTCAGCACGCTCAAACCAACCGAACTTATCGCCCTGTTCAATTCGCCGTCACTCCAGGGAGTCGCTCGCGAAGTCGAGGAGGCACTGATTAGGATTATTGACGAGTCGGTGTAGCGACTGTCTATCTAAAGATTCCGACTGCCGGTGCGGCTCCGGTTGCAGGATTTGAAAGGGACGGATTGCGCCTTCAAGTCCTGCACCGCATAGAGGATTAGCAATATGTCGGAAGCCACGAAGATTCTTTTCCTTTGCACCGGAAATTCGTGCCGCAGCCAGATGGCCGAAGGCTGGGCAAAGCATCTCAGGACCGGAGCAATAGAAGCACACTCTGCAGGAATCGAGACACATGGTCTCGACCCAATTGCCATGAAAGTGATGGCCGAGGCCGGTGTCGACATCTCGCACCACCGTTCAAAGCACATCAACGAGGTCAAGGAGACTCCATTTGACTACGTCGTGACCGTGTGCAGCCATGCGCACGAGAACTGCCCGTTCTTCCCCGGCAAGAGCAAAGTGGTTCATGTCGGTTTCGATGACCCGCCTGCACTGGCCAAGAACGCGGCGACGGAAGAGGATGCCTTGAACATCTATCGCAGGGTGCGCGATGAGATACGAGGGTTCGTCGAAAGCCTACCGGAGTCTCTGCCGGCGAAATGACCTTCTGACACACGCGAGTCTCGCACACGGTTCTTGTTTGACAAAGTGCCGTTGGGGGCATATACTTCGATAAATGGCGAAATGAGGTATTGACAATGCGTGATTTTCTCAACATAACCAAGGCGCTCGCAGACGAATCGCGGGTGCGGGTCCTCATGTTTCTACGGAGCGGCGAACTCTGCGTATGCCAGATTATCGAGATGCTTGGGTTGGCCCCGTCGACGGTTTCCAAGCATATGGCGATTCTCGTACAGGCAGGCCTGGTCGAGCGCAGAAAGAACGGGAAATGGCACTACTACCGTCTGTCGGGCGAAGAAGCGCCCGTACTCGTTCAAGACACGCTGAAATGGACGCAGACAGCGCTGGTCAAGCTCCCCGTTGTCTCCGCGGACGCCAAGCGCCTGAAGGCGGTGATAAAGGAAGATCTCAAGGCTTTGTGCACGCGTTATAAGAAGGATGCTTGCTGCTGAGGGGCGAGTCCTTCGGGGACACCCTGAAACTCTTGAACATGGATTACGAGGAGATGTCGAGATGAAGAAGATTGTAGTGGCAGTAGTTGCGTTGGCGGTGCTGGGGAGCGCTTTCTTGCTCGTGGCGCAACAGAGCCGGACAGCGGCGGCAGCGGATGAACCGGCAAGTGCTCCTGCGCCCGCTTCCGAGGCAAAGGCTGTACCTGCGAGTGCACCGTCTGAGAGTGTCGCGCAAGCAGCAATCAAGAAGGCGGCGGAGGCAAAGAGGCATCTGTTCCTCTTCGTCTCCGAGAGTGAGAACGAGGAAACCGCGACGGCTAGGCGCGTTCTCGAAGCCGCCGCAGCGAAGCTCGGCGATAAGGCCGACTTGGCTTTCATCAAGCGCGGCGACGCGGCGGAAAAAGACACGGTCGAGAAGTTTCAGTTGGCCAGAGCCCCGATGCCCATTGTGTTGGCCTTTGCACCCAATGGAGCCATTACGGGCGCATACTTCGGGGAAAAGCTTAAAGACCCGCAACTGCAAGACTCTATCGCAAGCGAAGCGGAACAGCAGTGCATGAAGGCCTTACAGGACGGCAAGCTGGTTTTTGTTTGTGCTCAAAATGGGACGACGACGTCCAACGATGCAGCCATGAAGGGCGTAAATGACTTTAAGGCGGACGCGAAATATGCAAAGCTAACCGAGGTGGTAACGATTGACCCCGCTGCCGCTGCCGAACA
This region includes:
- a CDS encoding heavy metal translocating P-type ATPase; protein product: MRQRTYRIRGMDCAEEVAALKCEVCPLLGADGNVKFDLINGKMTVDLPEEGVPEDAIVQAVARTGMQAVPWGQQIPKQSGAAGFWQRHGRMAMAVASGIACVFGFLIHAATHGLTDAFVTGEGGDHRFPLVSIASYVAAAIMGGWFIFPKAVASARRMRPDMNLLMTVAALGAMAIGEWFEAATVTFLFSIALLLESWSVERARRAISALLNLSPPRARIICPTDGDIEEKPVEDVPVGATVVVRPGERIPLDGVLTKGSTSVNQAPITGESMPVSKNLGQEVFAGTINEDGAFEFRTTKAATDTTLARIIRMVEEAQSRRASTEQWVEKFARYYTPAMMVLALAIALVPPLLLGGAWDKWIYEALVILVIACPCALVISTPVSIVAGLSAAARAGVLIKGGMYLEAPARLRVIAFDKTGTLTRGQPEVQRIIPLNDHSEDELLQRAASLETLSDHPLARAIVRKAMERNLKPLTVDGFQSIKGKGAEGYIEGRLFWLGSHRMLHEKGAESPEMHEKALTLEDAGHSVVIVGNDHHVCGMLSVGDALRPESLAALRDLKAAGIERTIMLTGDNEGTARAVADACGVDEFRAELLPEDKVQAVESLTRQYGRVAMVGDGVNDAPAMAAANLAIAMGAAGTDAAIETADIALMSDDLSKIPWLVRHSRRTLAVIQQNIVFALGLKLLFIVLALSGLATLWMAIAADMGASLLVIFNGLRLLGGGRQLSTKPKIPSASSEAG
- a CDS encoding DUF2703 domain-containing protein, which translates into the protein MERKMKRYIGMIVCIGLLTGCAEFRANDSSEKETMKVLKIRWQRLVDESGKTCDRCGLTETAVGNAVGKLKRSLKELGINVIFEKEALSPAMFLKGPLESNRIWIGEEPLEKWLSAESGQSVCGSACGGSQCRTVTVDGKTYEAIPAELIVKAGLLAGAQLLTGESGAACCPTGRTPQGNPACSPSSQCGESSGNDADNWEKSVLPHLKYFER
- a CDS encoding DUF302 domain-containing protein, whose translation is MLYVKESEKNLEDVCKRLEAAAQANNFGVLAVHDLKERMKAKGVSFDAACRIFEVCNPVKAKAVLETNMSIANALPCRICVYEEHGKVKVSTLKPTELIALFNSPSLQGVAREVEEALIRIIDESV
- a CDS encoding arsenate reductase ArsC, with product MSEATKILFLCTGNSCRSQMAEGWAKHLRTGAIEAHSAGIETHGLDPIAMKVMAEAGVDISHHRSKHINEVKETPFDYVVTVCSHAHENCPFFPGKSKVVHVGFDDPPALAKNAATEEDALNIYRRVRDEIRGFVESLPESLPAK
- a CDS encoding metalloregulator ArsR/SmtB family transcription factor, whose product is MRDFLNITKALADESRVRVLMFLRSGELCVCQIIEMLGLAPSTVSKHMAILVQAGLVERRKNGKWHYYRLSGEEAPVLVQDTLKWTQTALVKLPVVSADAKRLKAVIKEDLKALCTRYKKDACC